One Pempheris klunzingeri isolate RE-2024b chromosome 22, fPemKlu1.hap1, whole genome shotgun sequence DNA segment encodes these proteins:
- the LOC139221768 gene encoding achaete-scute homolog 4-like, producing the protein MEHVPYVPPLALHGLSMDNSGAHYRDALRLGLPFHLEAAYLDNVHGQMLPYRPFTYFPFHGALGVCDYSFEPAFIRKRNERERHRVRCVNEGYARLREHLPQEFEEKRLSKVETLRAAIDYIKHLQSLLDLNVSGMEVSLGDARNRAPLQQRTECSSDGESKTGLSDSGEIIY; encoded by the coding sequence ATGGAGCATGTTCCTTACGTCCCTCCGCTGGCTCTCCACGGCCTCTCCATGGATAACAGCGGAGCGCACTACAGGGATGCGCTTCGGCTTGGACTGCCCTTCCACCTGGAGGCTGCATACCTCGACAATGTCCACGGCCAGATGTTACCCTATAGACCATTCACCTATTTCCCCTTCCACGGAGCCCTCGGCGTGTGTGATTACTCCTTCGAGCCCGCGTTCATCCGCAAAAGGAACGAGAGGGAGCGGCACCGAGTGCGCTGCGTAAACGAAGGTTACGCGCGGCTCAGGGAGCATCTGCCGCAGGAGTTTGAGGAAAAACGGCTGAGCAAGGTGGAGACCCTGCGGGCGGCCATTGACTATATCAAACACCTGCAGAGCCTTCTGGACTTGAACGTGTCCGGGATGGAGGTCTCACTTGGAGATGCCCGTAACCGTGCGCCGCTGCAGCAGAGGACTGAGTGCAGCAGTGATGGAGAATCCAAAACTGGGCTTAGTGACAGTGGGGAAATAATCTACTAG
- the prdm4 gene encoding PR domain zinc finger protein 4, translating into MNDMNLSPVGMDQLSVPSVSASHLGLPTSPTHNPIPTAGMPVAIPSLGPSLGSLPSALSLMLPMGPLSDRGVMCGLPERNYSLPPPPYPHLESSYFRHILPGILSYLADRPPPQYIHPSSLNMDGTLSVASNNPSGLDPYSGPGGPLEQGLVPMDSRQVSGQGDLHQTGAHELDSAGLAMESRVSSPMSPDRMGEDLAMDGVGVVSDTQQQLGGGRQPQPHEGMTGVDSSGGVMPLHGPPVLELPVVMEPDHMGGRVGNTGGGGAGGLGEQLHSNGELNSGVVSVVLTGSMASQGQLEPVSLHGHSGMGLEAVNVSPITAEVSLGPENNLVLVNSSLQLEDSTSNKENMVTAYTIWCTLCERSYTSDCPEHGPVTFIPDAPIQSRARLSLPRPLCLRISVTDEPLGVFARDIIPPRTCFGPMVGQHCSNVDLSDWPEKDTPQIWKMYHNNVLEFYIVTTDENECNWMMFVRKARTREEQNLVAYSANGKLFFCTTTEIHPDQELLFYYSRDYCRLMGVPQVPEGQICQCGKECSSFSELKSHLSSHNSNHSHNQPPHSHSPPQQDHSQQQQSQSQQQPQSQQQPQQPQQPQHTHQEEKLTNGTSSSSSSPWPCHGHAAGQANGDNNSSRGSSNRNSNNITSRAKGQGHVREKKFKCSMCSRAFITSTKLNVHFMGHVGMKPHKCEYCSKAFSDPSNLRMHLKIHTGQKNYRCSVCEKSFTQKSHVASHMLIHTGAEKLKCDLCDRAFIRKHDLKQHMFSHTHERRIQCPKCNKHFLKTNHLKKHMNSHEGRRDFVCEKCHKAFLTKYHLTRHLKICKGPKTERASRKEQDVDEEEDEEEEEEDDGRGRGGGGERLVDSASNEDCGLDVGGYNSEKSLSPPH; encoded by the exons ATGAATGACATGAACCTGAGTCCTGTGGGCATGGACCAGCTCAGTGTGCCCTCAGTGAGTGCCAGCCACCTGGGTCTGCCCACCTCCCCCACACACAACCCCATTCCCACCGCAG GCATGCCAGTGGCCATCCCTAGCCTGGGTCCTTCCCTGGGCTCCCTTCCTTCTGCCCTCTCGCTGATGCTCCCCATGGGTCCACTGAGTGACAGAGGAGTGATGTGCGGCCTCCCGGAGAGGAACTACTCCTTGCCGCCACCTCCGTACCCCCACCTGGAGAGCAGCTACTTCCGACACATATTGCCAG GAATCCTGTCCTATCTGGCAGACCGTCCACCACCTCAATACATTCATCCCAGCAGTCTTAACATGGACGGTACCCTGTCTGTGGCCAGCAACAACCCCTCAGGTCTGGACCCCTACAGTGGCCCTGGAGGCCCACTGGAGCAGGGCCTGGTGCCCATGGACTCCAGACAGGTCAGCGGCCAGGGAGACCTCCACCAGACTGGTGCTCATGAGCTGGACTCTGCAGGGTTGGCCATGGAGTCACGTGTCAGCAGCCCCATGTCCCCTGACCGGATGGGAGAGGATCTGGCCATGGACGGAGTCGGGGTGGTGTCTGACACCCAGCAGCAGCTCGGAGGGGGGAGGCAGCCTCAGCCGCATGAGGGCATGACTGGGGTGGACTCATCTGGTGGGGTGATGCCCCTCCATGGGCCCCCCGTGCTTGAACTTCCGGTGGTTATGGAGCCAGATCACATGGGGGGCCGGGTGGGGAACACTGggggaggtggagcaggaggactCGGGGAGCAGCTCCACTCAAATGGGGAGCTGAACTCAGGCGTCGTCAGTGTGGTGCTTACTGGCTCCATGGCCAGCCAGGGCCAGCTGGAGCCGGTGTCCCTCCACGGACATTCGGGGATGGGGCTGGAGGCAGTAAATGTGTCCCCCATCACTGCAGAGGTGTCTCTGGGGCCAGAAAATAACCTGGTGCTGGTCAACTCCAGCCTGCAGCTAGAGGACTCTACGTCTAACAAGGAGAATATGGTCACTGCCTACACCATCT GGTGCACACTGTGTGAGCGCTCATATACCTCAGACTGCCCAGAGCATGGCCCAGTCACCTTCATCCCTGACGCGCCCATCCAAAGCCGTGCTCGCCTCTCCCTCCCGCGTCCGCTGTGCCTGCGCATTTCAGTGACCGACGAACCGCTTG GAGTTTTTGCACGGGACATCATTCCTCCGAGGACCTGCTTTGGACCAATGGTGGGCCAGCATTGTAGCAACGTGGAtctctctgattggccagaaAAGGACACGCCACAAATATGGAAG atGTACCACAACAATGTGCTGGAATTCTACATTGTGACAACCGATGAGAATGAATGCAACTGGATGATGTTTGTCCGTAAAGCGAG gaCGCGTGAGGAGCAAAACCTGGTGGCGTACTCAGCCAACGGTAAACTGTTCTTCTGTACAACCACGGAGATCCACCCGGACCAGGAGCTGCTCTTCTACTACAGCAGAGACTACTGCAGGCTGATGG GCGTTCCTCAGGTGCCCGAGGGCCAGATCTGCCAGTGTGGCAAAGAGTGCTCCTCCTTCTCTGAGCTCAAGTCTCATCTTAGCAGCCATAACAGTAACCACAGCCATAACCAGCCTCCACACAGCCACAGCCCGCCGCAGCAGGACcactctcagcagcagcagtcgcAATCACAGCAACAGCCGCAATCACAACAACAGCCGCAGCAACCACAGCAACCGCAACACACTCACCAGGAAGAGAAGCTGACCAATGGGACCTCgagttcctcctcttccccatGGCCCTGCCACGGCCATGCTGCAGGACAAGCAAACGGcgacaacaacagcagcaggggCAGCAGTAATAGAAACTCAAATAACATTACCTCCAGAGCAAAAGGTCAGGGTCATGTACGAGAGAAGAAATTCAAGTGCAGCATGTGCTCCCGGGCTTTTATCACATCCACCAAGCTCAATGTGCACTTCATGGGGCACGTGGGGATGAAACCACACAAGTGTGAATACTGCAGTAAGGCCTTCAGCGATCCCAGCAACCTCAGGATGCACCTCAAGATTCACACAG GTCAGAAGAACTATAGGTGCTCGGTTTGCGAGAAGTCATTTACCCAGAAGTCCCATGTGGCGTCACACATGCTCATCCACACCGGTGCAGAGAAGCTCAAGTGTGACCTCTGTGACCGAGCATTCATCAGGAAACATGACCTGAAACAACACatgttctctcacacaca CGAACGGCGGATTCAGTGCCCGAAGTGCAACAAACATTTCCTGAAGACCAACCACCTGAAGAAGCACATGAACTCTCACGAGGGCCGAAGAGACTTTGTCTGCGAGAAATGCCACAAGGCGTTTCTCACCAAATACCACCTCACCCGTCACCTCAAAATATGCAAAGGGCCCAAGACGGAGAGAGCGTCCCGTAAGGAGCAGGATGTggatgaggaagaagatgaggaggaggaagaggaggatgatggtaGGGgtagaggtggaggaggagagagacttGTTGACTCAGCCAGCAATGAAGACTGTGGTTTAGATGTTGGGGGATACAACTCTGAAAAGTCCCTGTCACCCCCTCATTGA
- the tmem209 gene encoding transmembrane protein 209 yields MLTPPKEGVPSMIDRALRMRREEQARQVVLAWAVLNMSLAGMIYTEMSGKLLSRYYNITYWPIWYIELVLASLFSLNALFDFWKYFKYTMAPSTIALSPKQHQLLGLRNTNIQASPPQKPEKKETPVPAQSSPLQGQSVLSFSPSRPATTSPKFSPSCVPGYSPPLSNPSTPNSAGGPFSPSVAFGKVLNYSPSPGSSPYPTSIGPAEGSSLRARYRTSPSVFNSPGSKEDYMEDLKSLERFLRTEEEKSHRSQLGSPESVSPSHSPTFWNYNRSVGDYAQSLRKFLYQPACRSQAPSAHKDETDLGSKQAAEEVWARITTSRPVVDRIDSWTAKLRNWISDTILVPLVKEIDSVNSQLRRMGCPELQIGEASISSLKQAAVMKASSIPTMNSIVQYLDITPNQEYLVDRVKELAHSGCMSSFRWNGGGDLKNRKWDTDLPTDCAILMHVFCTYLDSRLPPHPKYPDGKTFTSQHFSHTPDKPDVTKENLFCIHQSSTTPPHYQLIYQGHIYSLPKGRNNLFHTILMFLYVIKTKESGMLGRVNLGLSGVNILWIFQD; encoded by the exons ATGTTGACCCCACCGAAGGAGGGGGTGCCCAGTATGATAGACAGGGcgctgaggatgaggagggaggagcaggcTCGTCAGGTGGTCCTGGCCTGGGCTGTGCTCAACATGTCTCTAGCTGGAATGATTTACACTGAAAT GTCAGGGAAACTGCTGAGCCGATACTACAACATCACCTACTGGCCTATCTGGTACATCG AATTGGTGCTCGCCTCTTTATTTAGCCTCAATGCTCTTTTTGACTTCTGGAAATACTTCAAATACACAATGGCTCCCTCGACTATTGCTTTATCCCCCAAGCAACATCAACTCCTCGGTCTGAGAAACACAA ATATTCAGGCTTCTCCGCCCCAAAAGCCAGAAAAAAAGGAGACCCCAGTTCCTGCCCAGTCATCTCCACTGCAGGGGCAAAGTGTGCTAAGTTTCAGCCCCTCACGGCCGGCCACCACAAGCCCCAAGTTCTCCCCCAGCTGTGTACCCGGGTACAGTCCTCCTCTCAGCAACCCATCCACCCCAAACAGTGCAGGGGGGCCCTTTTCCCCATCAGTGGCCTTTGGAAAG GTGTTGAACTACAGTCCCTCCCCCGGCTCCTCTCCCTACCCCACCAGCATTGGACCGGCAGAGGGCTCCAGCTTGAGAGCTCGATATCGTACGTCCCCCTCAGTGTTTAACTCGCCTGGAAGCAAGGAGGACTACATGGAGGATCTGAAAAGCTTGGAGAGGTTCCTCcgcacagaggaggagaaaagccACCGCAGCCAACTAG GGAGTCCAGAGTCTGTGTCTCCGAGCCACAGTCCAACATTTTGGAACTACAACCGCTCAGTGGGAGATTACGCACAGAGCCTGAGGAAGTTCCTGTACCAGCCGGCGTGCCGCTCTCAGGCCCCGTCTGCTCACAAGGACGAGACGGATTTGGGCTCCAAACAAGCTGCAGAGGAG GTGTGGGCCAGAATCACAACCAGTCGCCCTGTAGTGGACCGCATTGATAGCTGGACAGCCAAGCTCAGGAAT TGGATCAGTGACACCATCTTGGTCCCCCTGGTCAAAGAAATAGACTCTGTCAACAGCCAGCTCAGGAGGATGGGCTGCCCTGAGCTCCAGATTGGAG agGCCAGCATAAGCAGCCTGAAACAGGCAGCAGTGATGAAAGCCTCGTCCATCCCCACCATGAACTCTATTGTTCAGTATCTGGACATCACTCCTAACCAGGAGTATCTAGTGGACCGTGTGAAGG AGCTGGCACACAGCGGCTGCATGAGCTCCTTTCGCTGGAATGGTGGCGGCGATCTGAAGAACAGGAAGTGGGACACAGACCTCCCCACTGACTGTGCT ATCCtcatgcatgtgttttgtaCATACTTGGACTCCAGACTGCCCCCACATCCAAAGTACCCGGACGGGAAGACTTTTACGTCGCAGCACTTCAGCCATACTCCAGACAAACCtg ATGTCACCAAGGAGAACCTCTTCTGTATCCACCAAAGCAGCACGACTCCCCCTCACTACCAGCTCATCTACCAGGGACATATTTACAGTCTACCAAAG GGCAGGAACAACCTGTTCCACACAATCCTCATGTTCCTCTATGTCATTAAGACCAAGGAGTCAGGAATGCTGGG GAGAGTAAATCTTGGCCTCTCTGGTGTGAATATCTTGTGGATATTCCAAGACTGA